One window of the Herbiconiux sp. L3-i23 genome contains the following:
- a CDS encoding S9 family peptidase, whose amino-acid sequence MTTTPEAPPVAKQVPFERVQHGDVVVDPYEWLRAKDDPEVIAHLDAENAWTNESLSHLEGLRETIFEEIRSRIQETDLSVPTREGSWWYYSRSEEGKQYGVSCRCPVADANDWTPPVVEPGTPIEGEQILLDANEAAEGYEFFSLGSFDVSTDGTLLAYAIDTVGDERYELRFRDLLTGEDRPDVIEGTLPGAMLSPDGRFAFYSTPDEAWRPDTVLRHEIGTDPADDVVVFTEPDERFWVGAGLTRSRRYIVLEVGSKVTSEWHILDASDPTGEFMVVWPRREGVEYEIAHRVVDGADRLLILHNDGARNFELVEVGVDSPLGERTVVLPHSEQVRLEDVDTFESFTAVSFRRDGLTRLGLLTPEGLREIQFDEPLFTVGVSSNPEWSQPTLRLSYGSFVTPATVFDYVVADDRLRLLKRQPVLGGYNPTDYEERRVWATAPDGARIPISLVARSEQFDRPSTAPPPPFLLYGYGSYEASIDPSFSAARLSLLDRGVMFGIAHVRGGGELGRAWYDEGKLLSKKNTFTDFIAAADDLIAEGYASPDRLVAEGRSAGGLLMGAIANMGADRFAGILAGVPFVDPLTSILDPSLPLTVIEWDEWGDPLHDASVYEYMKSYSPYENVTEQQYPRILAVTSLNDTRVLYVEPAKWTARLREVGAPVLLKTEMSAGHGGVSGRYSAWRERAFELAWTLDVLGLAD is encoded by the coding sequence GTGACCACCACTCCCGAGGCGCCGCCCGTCGCGAAGCAGGTACCGTTCGAACGCGTTCAGCACGGCGACGTCGTCGTCGATCCCTACGAGTGGCTTCGCGCGAAGGACGATCCCGAGGTGATCGCGCATCTCGACGCCGAGAACGCCTGGACGAACGAGTCGCTGTCGCACCTCGAGGGGCTCCGCGAGACGATCTTCGAGGAGATCCGCTCCCGCATCCAGGAGACGGACCTCTCAGTTCCGACGCGCGAGGGCTCGTGGTGGTACTACTCCCGCAGCGAAGAGGGCAAGCAGTACGGGGTCTCGTGCCGCTGCCCCGTCGCCGACGCGAACGACTGGACCCCGCCCGTCGTCGAACCGGGCACCCCGATCGAGGGCGAGCAAATCCTGCTCGACGCCAACGAGGCGGCCGAGGGCTACGAGTTCTTCTCGCTCGGCAGCTTCGACGTGTCGACCGACGGCACCCTGCTCGCCTACGCGATCGACACGGTCGGCGACGAACGGTACGAACTGCGCTTCCGCGACCTGCTGACAGGCGAGGACCGCCCCGACGTCATCGAAGGCACGCTGCCGGGGGCGATGCTCTCCCCCGACGGCCGTTTCGCGTTCTACTCGACGCCTGACGAGGCGTGGCGCCCCGACACCGTGCTGCGACACGAGATCGGCACGGACCCCGCCGACGACGTGGTCGTCTTCACCGAACCCGATGAGCGCTTCTGGGTCGGCGCGGGTCTCACCCGGTCGCGCCGCTACATCGTGCTCGAGGTCGGTTCGAAGGTGACCAGCGAGTGGCACATTCTCGACGCGTCCGATCCGACCGGCGAGTTCATGGTCGTGTGGCCGCGACGCGAGGGCGTCGAGTACGAGATCGCGCACCGCGTGGTGGACGGCGCCGACCGCCTGCTGATCCTGCACAACGACGGCGCCCGCAACTTCGAACTCGTCGAGGTCGGGGTCGACTCTCCGCTCGGTGAGCGCACCGTCGTGCTGCCGCACTCCGAGCAGGTCCGCCTCGAGGACGTCGACACATTCGAGTCGTTCACCGCCGTGTCGTTCCGTCGCGACGGCCTCACCCGCCTCGGGCTGCTGACCCCGGAGGGTCTGCGCGAGATCCAGTTCGACGAGCCGCTCTTCACCGTCGGCGTCTCGTCGAACCCGGAGTGGTCGCAGCCGACGCTGCGGCTGAGCTACGGCTCGTTCGTCACCCCGGCGACCGTGTTCGATTACGTCGTCGCCGACGACCGACTGCGGCTGCTCAAGCGGCAGCCGGTGCTCGGCGGGTACAACCCGACCGATTACGAGGAACGCCGCGTGTGGGCGACTGCACCCGACGGCGCCCGCATCCCCATCTCGCTGGTCGCCCGCTCCGAGCAGTTCGACCGCCCGTCGACCGCTCCGCCGCCCCCGTTCCTGCTGTACGGATACGGGTCGTACGAGGCGAGCATCGACCCCTCGTTCTCGGCGGCGCGGCTGTCGCTGCTCGACCGGGGCGTCATGTTCGGCATCGCCCACGTGCGCGGCGGCGGCGAGCTCGGCCGCGCCTGGTACGACGAGGGCAAGCTGCTGTCGAAGAAGAACACGTTCACCGACTTCATCGCCGCCGCCGACGACCTGATCGCCGAAGGCTACGCCTCACCCGACCGGCTGGTCGCCGAGGGCCGCAGCGCCGGTGGGCTGCTGATGGGCGCGATCGCGAACATGGGCGCCGACCGGTTCGCCGGCATCCTGGCGGGCGTTCCGTTCGTGGATCCGCTGACCTCGATCCTCGACCCGTCGCTTCCGCTGACGGTGATCGAGTGGGACGAGTGGGGCGACCCGCTGCACGACGCGTCGGTGTACGAGTACATGAAGTCGTACTCTCCGTACGAGAACGTCACCGAGCAGCAGTATCCGCGGATCCTCGCGGTCACGAGCCTCAACGACACCCGCGTTCTCTACGTGGAGCCGGCGAAGTGGACGGCCCGCCTGCGCGAGGTGGGCGCCCCGGTGCTGCTGAAGACGGAGATGAGCGCCGGTCACGGCGGCGTCTCGGGCCGCTACTCGGCGTGGCGCGAGCGCGCGTTCGAACTCGCCTGGACCCTCGACGTCCTGGGCCTCGCCGACTGA
- a CDS encoding phosphotransferase — MPLSLETLAEWMSAQRWFPGATAPPLRLVASYELPVSDPAVSGEVLLVLDERDGAEYQVPLAHRSEPVSGKTPIAFENGRFSYDGTRDQATAAAIHSLAVTGGSVSGDGILVSGSPFASASDRVASSRVLSGEQSNTSIIFETLDAGGLASTPVIVKVFRILHPGDNPDVVLQSAIAAAGSDRVPRSFGAIVGEWSGARGHLAFAQEFLPGTQDAWRVALDAVESDTDFSERAAALGAATAEVHAILARTLPTEPPSEERIDALREGFRARAWAAFVAVPELERLAPAVEEIYARAAHEAWPALQRIHGDFHLGQVLDVPDRGWVLLDFEGEPLRPMAERSEPDLALRDVAGMLRSFDYAAGSRALADPSSAEPAAQWAARACVAFLEGYAGGGADPVGLHPTLLTALELDKALYEVLYEARNRPTWLPIPRAAVERLVANAS, encoded by the coding sequence GTGCCCCTCTCACTCGAGACCCTCGCCGAGTGGATGTCGGCCCAGCGCTGGTTCCCCGGTGCCACCGCTCCCCCGCTGCGCCTCGTCGCGAGCTACGAGCTGCCCGTCTCCGACCCTGCCGTCTCAGGCGAGGTGCTCCTCGTGCTCGACGAGCGCGACGGCGCCGAATACCAGGTCCCGTTGGCGCACCGCTCCGAGCCGGTGTCCGGCAAGACGCCGATCGCGTTCGAGAACGGCCGGTTCAGCTACGACGGCACGCGGGATCAGGCGACCGCTGCGGCCATCCACTCCCTCGCGGTGACCGGCGGGTCGGTGAGCGGCGACGGGATCCTCGTGTCCGGGTCGCCCTTCGCGAGCGCGTCCGACCGGGTGGCGTCGTCGAGGGTACTGTCCGGCGAGCAGTCGAACACCTCGATCATCTTCGAGACCCTCGACGCCGGCGGCCTGGCGTCCACGCCGGTCATCGTCAAGGTCTTCCGCATCCTGCACCCGGGCGACAACCCCGACGTGGTGCTGCAGAGCGCGATCGCGGCGGCAGGATCGGACAGGGTGCCGCGCTCGTTCGGCGCGATCGTCGGCGAATGGTCCGGGGCGCGCGGTCACCTCGCGTTCGCGCAGGAGTTCCTGCCGGGAACCCAGGACGCGTGGCGGGTCGCGCTCGACGCCGTCGAATCGGACACCGACTTCAGCGAACGCGCGGCCGCGCTCGGTGCGGCGACGGCCGAGGTGCACGCCATCCTCGCGCGGACTCTTCCGACCGAGCCTCCGTCGGAAGAGCGCATCGATGCTCTGCGCGAGGGCTTCCGGGCGCGCGCCTGGGCGGCGTTCGTCGCCGTCCCCGAACTCGAGCGCCTCGCTCCCGCGGTCGAGGAGATCTACGCCCGCGCGGCGCACGAGGCGTGGCCGGCGCTGCAACGCATCCACGGCGACTTCCATCTCGGCCAGGTGCTCGATGTGCCCGACCGCGGCTGGGTGCTGCTCGACTTCGAGGGCGAACCGCTGCGCCCCATGGCGGAGCGCAGCGAACCCGACCTGGCGTTGCGCGATGTGGCGGGGATGCTCCGCTCCTTCGATTACGCAGCCGGCTCGCGCGCGCTCGCCGACCCGTCGTCTGCCGAACCGGCGGCGCAGTGGGCGGCCCGCGCCTGCGTCGCGTTCCTCGAGGGCTACGCCGGCGGCGGCGCCGACCCGGTGGGACTGCACCCCACTCTGCTGACGGCCCTCGAACTCGACAAGGCGCTGTACGAGGTGCTCTACGAGGCCCGCAACCGCCCGACCTGGCTCCCCATCCCGAGAGCCGCGGTCGAACGCCTGGTCGCGAACGCCTCCTGA
- a CDS encoding inorganic phosphate transporter: MDISLIILLVIALALFFDFTNGFHDTANAMATPIATGALKPKVAVALAAVLNLVGAFLSTEVAKTISGGIIREGDGGVQITPELIFAGLIGAIVWNLLTWFFGLPSSSSHALFGGLIGAALVGAGIGAVDFGVVVSKVLLPALFAPVIAGGTAYVATKIAYSITRRHDGRPDGRGVFRYGQIFSSSLVALAHGTNDAQKTMGVITLTLIAGGLQDAGSGPQFWVVAACAFAIAIGTYSGGWRIIKTLGTGLTAVKPAQGFAAETSTAATILASSHLGFALSTTQVASGSVIGSGLGRRGSSVRWSTAGRIAIGWVLTLPSAAVIGAIAALIASIGTVGIVIDAVLGVAFIVGIFVRSRADRVDSASLENEVNGAGQVVKIKKVKPKRGAK; encoded by the coding sequence ATGGACATCTCCCTCATCATCCTTCTCGTCATCGCCCTGGCGTTGTTCTTCGACTTCACCAACGGCTTCCACGACACCGCGAATGCGATGGCGACGCCCATCGCGACCGGCGCGCTGAAACCGAAGGTCGCCGTCGCGCTCGCCGCCGTGCTGAACCTCGTGGGCGCGTTTCTGTCCACCGAGGTCGCGAAGACCATCTCGGGCGGCATCATCCGCGAGGGCGACGGCGGTGTGCAGATCACACCGGAGCTGATCTTCGCGGGCCTGATCGGCGCGATCGTCTGGAATCTGCTGACCTGGTTCTTCGGGCTGCCGTCGTCGTCGAGTCACGCCCTCTTCGGCGGGCTCATCGGCGCCGCGCTCGTGGGAGCCGGCATCGGCGCCGTCGACTTCGGTGTCGTCGTCTCCAAGGTGCTGCTCCCGGCGCTGTTCGCCCCCGTGATCGCGGGCGGCACCGCCTACGTCGCGACGAAGATCGCCTACAGCATCACCCGGCGCCACGACGGCCGCCCCGACGGTCGCGGCGTCTTCCGATACGGGCAGATCTTCTCGTCGTCGCTCGTCGCGCTCGCCCATGGAACGAACGACGCGCAGAAGACGATGGGCGTCATCACGCTGACTCTGATCGCGGGCGGCTTGCAGGACGCCGGCTCGGGACCGCAGTTCTGGGTCGTCGCCGCCTGCGCCTTCGCGATCGCGATCGGCACCTACTCGGGCGGCTGGCGGATCATCAAGACGCTCGGCACTGGCCTCACCGCGGTGAAGCCCGCGCAGGGCTTCGCCGCCGAGACCAGCACGGCGGCCACCATCCTCGCCTCCAGCCACCTCGGCTTCGCCCTCTCGACGACGCAGGTCGCGAGCGGTTCCGTCATCGGTTCGGGGCTCGGGCGACGCGGGTCGTCGGTGCGGTGGTCGACGGCGGGCCGCATCGCGATCGGATGGGTGCTCACCCTCCCGTCCGCGGCCGTGATTGGAGCCATCGCGGCGCTGATCGCCTCGATCGGCACCGTCGGCATCGTCATCGACGCGGTACTCGGAGTCGCGTTCATCGTCGGAATCTTCGTGCGCTCCCGCGCCGACCGCGTCGACAGTGCGAGCCTCGAGAACGAGGTCAACGGCGCCGGCCAGGTCGTCAAGATCAAGAAGGTCAAGCCGAAGCGGGGTGCGAAATGA
- a CDS encoding CHAD domain-containing protein → MRFRSLLNRRIDRRSDELDELGEDGGRGDADAIHDLRVGVRKLRGLLRAGRREYGRDEVDALRDRLRHAGSVLGAARDAEVLRERIERELADAGIAADLAAFALAPVVADLAVGQAAAAEFLAGDEWAALRGDLRSLTATSASGASAAKGAARTFRTDLARVRKRLAAARADGIDELEREELLHELRKAAKRLRYDTKAVGRALPDRAAAESITRRAETVQDLLGERRDALAAAAHLTAAAAEAARSGVAASPLGVLADRLRREADDALTAAQDEADRLDREA, encoded by the coding sequence GTGAGATTCCGGAGCCTGCTGAACCGGCGGATCGACCGCCGATCGGATGAGCTGGACGAGCTGGGCGAGGACGGTGGCCGCGGGGACGCGGACGCGATCCACGACCTCCGCGTCGGGGTCCGCAAGCTGAGAGGGCTGCTGCGCGCCGGCCGGCGCGAGTACGGCCGCGACGAGGTGGACGCGCTCCGGGATCGCCTCCGACATGCCGGGTCGGTGCTCGGCGCGGCCCGCGACGCCGAAGTGCTGCGCGAACGGATCGAGCGGGAGCTCGCGGATGCCGGTATCGCGGCCGACCTCGCTGCCTTCGCTCTGGCACCGGTCGTCGCAGATCTGGCGGTCGGCCAGGCGGCGGCGGCCGAGTTCCTGGCCGGGGACGAGTGGGCGGCGCTGCGCGGCGATCTCCGCTCCCTGACGGCGACCTCGGCATCGGGCGCGAGCGCCGCGAAGGGCGCCGCACGGACGTTCCGCACTGACCTCGCCCGGGTGCGGAAGCGGCTCGCCGCAGCCCGGGCGGACGGTATCGACGAACTCGAGCGCGAGGAGCTGCTGCACGAGTTGCGCAAGGCGGCGAAACGGCTCCGATACGACACGAAGGCGGTGGGGCGCGCGCTTCCCGACCGTGCCGCGGCCGAATCGATCACCCGACGGGCGGAGACGGTGCAGGACCTCCTCGGCGAGCGGCGGGATGCGCTGGCGGCGGCCGCGCACCTGACCGCCGCGGCGGCGGAGGCGGCGCGAAGCGGCGTCGCCGCGTCGCCGCTCGGGGTGCTCGCCGATCGGCTGCGCCGCGAGGCGGACGACGCGCTGACAGCGGCGCAGGACGAGGCTGACCGACTCGACCGCGAAGCGTAG
- a CDS encoding aspartate ammonia-lyase: MQATRTETDSLGSMTIPADAYWGIHTARALENFPVSRRPISVYPDFVRAFGAVKLAAVRANIELGVIDAERGALIGAACEDVRSGLLDDEFVVGIIQGGAGTSTNMNANEVIANRALELAGFAKGDYQHIHPIDDVNRSQSTNDVYPTALKIALCQGIIGLVDELDRLRIAFAQKGVEFAHQLKVGRTQLQDAVPMTLGQEFRGFSVTLGEDHARLRETLPLLFEHNLGATAIGTGITADPRYAEAVNRHLRDVTGFAHETAGDLVEATSDAGVFMSVSGALKRSAIKLSKICNDLRLLASGPQAGFGEINLPPRQAGSSIMPGKVNPVIPEVVNQIAFSIAGAEVTVTMAAEAGQLQLNAFEPVIAHSLLQSLSWLRRGCRTLRVNCVDGITANGPRLDQMVASSVGVITALTPYIGYAAAAALAKQALSGDRDVADLVVEQGLLTRQEVTRLLAPEALSGAPLHTAPIPVLPPSHPQAPPPADR, translated from the coding sequence ATGCAGGCAACCCGGACCGAGACCGATTCCCTGGGGAGCATGACCATCCCCGCCGACGCCTACTGGGGCATCCACACGGCGCGAGCGCTTGAGAACTTCCCCGTCTCGCGCAGACCGATCTCCGTGTATCCCGACTTCGTGCGGGCGTTCGGCGCCGTGAAACTCGCGGCGGTCCGCGCCAACATCGAGCTCGGTGTCATCGACGCCGAGCGAGGCGCGCTCATCGGGGCCGCGTGCGAGGACGTGCGGTCGGGGCTCCTCGATGACGAGTTCGTCGTCGGCATCATCCAGGGCGGCGCCGGCACGAGCACCAACATGAACGCCAACGAGGTGATCGCGAATCGTGCGCTCGAACTCGCGGGATTCGCGAAGGGCGACTACCAGCACATCCACCCGATCGACGACGTCAACCGCAGCCAGTCGACGAACGACGTGTATCCGACTGCTCTCAAGATCGCGCTCTGCCAGGGCATCATCGGCCTCGTCGACGAACTCGACCGGTTGCGGATCGCGTTCGCCCAGAAGGGCGTCGAGTTCGCCCATCAGCTGAAGGTGGGCCGCACGCAGCTGCAGGATGCCGTGCCGATGACCCTCGGTCAGGAGTTCCGGGGATTCTCGGTGACGCTCGGCGAGGACCACGCCCGCCTGCGTGAGACGCTTCCGCTGCTGTTCGAGCACAACCTGGGCGCCACTGCGATCGGCACCGGCATCACCGCCGACCCGCGTTACGCCGAGGCGGTAAACAGGCATCTGCGCGATGTCACCGGGTTCGCGCACGAGACGGCCGGCGACCTGGTCGAGGCCACCTCCGACGCGGGTGTCTTCATGAGCGTGTCCGGCGCGCTGAAGCGCTCCGCGATCAAGCTGTCGAAGATCTGCAACGACCTCCGACTGCTGGCGTCGGGCCCGCAGGCCGGCTTCGGTGAGATCAACCTGCCACCGCGGCAGGCCGGGTCCTCGATCATGCCCGGCAAGGTGAATCCGGTCATCCCCGAGGTGGTCAACCAGATCGCGTTCTCGATCGCCGGCGCCGAAGTGACGGTGACGATGGCGGCCGAAGCGGGCCAGCTGCAGCTCAACGCGTTCGAGCCCGTCATCGCGCACAGCCTGCTCCAGTCGCTCAGCTGGCTGCGTCGCGGCTGCCGCACCCTGCGGGTGAACTGCGTCGACGGCATCACCGCGAATGGGCCGCGCCTCGATCAGATGGTCGCCTCGTCGGTCGGCGTGATCACCGCCCTGACCCCGTACATCGGCTATGCGGCGGCCGCGGCTCTCGCGAAGCAGGCGCTCTCGGGCGACCGAGATGTGGCGGACCTCGTCGTCGAGCAGGGGCTGTTGACTCGTCAGGAGGTGACGCGGCTGCTCGCGCCCGAGGCGCTGTCGGGTGCGCCGCTGCACACCGCGCCGATTCCCGTTCTGCCGCCCTCGCATCCGCAAGCGCCGCCGCCCGCCGATCGGTGA
- a CDS encoding zinc-dependent alcohol dehydrogenase has protein sequence MRALTWQGSTKVSVETVPDPTIIEPTDAVIRVTSTAICGSDLHLYDVMAPYLAKGDILGHESMGVVEEVGLGVTNLAPGDRVVVPFTISCGTCFFCAQGLQSQCETYQNVDHGTGTDLYGYTELYGSVPGGQAEYLRVRRADYNPIKVGADLPDERYLFLSDILPTAWQGVQYANVPAGGTLAVLGLGPVGQFATRIGKHLGYRVLAVEPEAERRAMAERHGIETFDLTDTVWDELRDLTDGRGPDSVIDAVGMEAHGNPVASFTHKLVPLLPERIAKKMMETAGIDRLAALHASLDLVRRGGTVSLSGVYGGSADPLPLLYMFDKQVALRMGQCNVKNWIDDLLPLVEDPSDPLGVMDLVTHSRPLEQAPEMYETFKHKEDGCIKVVLKP, from the coding sequence ATGAGGGCGCTCACCTGGCAGGGGTCGACGAAGGTCTCGGTCGAGACCGTTCCCGATCCCACGATCATCGAGCCCACCGACGCCGTCATCCGGGTAACCTCGACGGCGATCTGCGGCAGCGACCTGCACCTCTACGACGTCATGGCGCCGTACCTCGCGAAGGGCGACATCCTCGGCCACGAGTCGATGGGCGTCGTCGAGGAGGTCGGGCTCGGGGTGACGAACCTCGCGCCCGGCGACCGGGTCGTCGTGCCGTTCACCATCTCGTGCGGCACCTGCTTCTTCTGCGCCCAGGGGCTGCAGAGCCAGTGCGAGACCTACCAGAACGTCGACCACGGCACCGGGACCGACCTCTACGGCTACACCGAGCTCTACGGTTCGGTGCCGGGCGGCCAGGCCGAATACCTGCGCGTGCGGCGAGCGGACTACAACCCGATCAAGGTCGGCGCCGATCTCCCGGACGAGCGCTACCTCTTCCTCAGCGACATCCTGCCGACGGCCTGGCAGGGCGTGCAGTACGCGAACGTGCCCGCCGGCGGGACCCTCGCGGTGCTCGGGCTCGGCCCGGTCGGCCAGTTCGCGACCCGCATCGGCAAGCACCTCGGCTACCGGGTGCTCGCGGTGGAACCCGAGGCCGAACGCCGCGCCATGGCCGAACGTCACGGCATCGAGACGTTCGACCTGACCGACACCGTGTGGGACGAGCTGCGCGACCTCACCGACGGCCGCGGACCCGACTCGGTCATCGACGCGGTCGGCATGGAGGCGCACGGAAACCCGGTCGCCTCCTTCACGCACAAGCTGGTTCCTCTGCTGCCCGAACGCATCGCGAAGAAGATGATGGAGACGGCGGGCATCGACCGGCTCGCGGCCTTGCACGCCTCGCTCGACCTCGTCCGCCGCGGCGGAACGGTCTCGCTGTCGGGCGTGTACGGCGGAAGCGCCGACCCGCTGCCGCTGCTCTACATGTTCGACAAGCAGGTGGCGCTGCGCATGGGTCAGTGCAACGTCAAGAACTGGATCGACGACCTACTGCCGCTCGTCGAAGACCCGTCCGATCCGCTCGGCGTGATGGACCTCGTGACCCACTCGCGCCCGCTGGAGCAGGCTCCGGAGATGTACGAGACGTTCAAGCACAAAGAGGACGGCTGCATCAAGGTGGTCCTCAAGCCGTAA
- a CDS encoding YihY/virulence factor BrkB family protein gives MTVRVRPGRREWWYVAKRTGHSLVRHRVIDSAAALTFFAALTLFPSSLSVISAFSLAGGDSRAVGFIEDLVSEVANGDAVDSLRGPLEQLTSLSNPGIGLAFGLALTLWTSSAYATAFGRATNTFYGVQEGRRIWKFRALMLVVAAILVVGAAVVVVLVAGTPRVAEAAAEVLGVGEPWVSVWLWGRWPVLVALVCALIALLFFWTPAIERQSVPLFSWGSVLALAGWALATLGFLVYVTGFAHYGEVYGWLGGALVLLLWLYLTNFVLLAGAALDAETVRMRQLLDGVPSESVIKVPMRDTSRNLAIARSLAADEAEGAEIRERADAARRSSAKHL, from the coding sequence GTGACCGTTCGCGTCCGTCCCGGGCGACGCGAGTGGTGGTACGTGGCGAAGCGGACGGGGCACAGCCTCGTCCGGCATCGGGTGATCGACTCCGCCGCCGCGCTGACCTTCTTCGCGGCGCTCACCCTCTTCCCGTCGTCGCTGTCGGTGATCTCCGCGTTCTCGTTGGCGGGGGGCGACAGTCGCGCGGTCGGCTTCATCGAGGATCTCGTGAGCGAGGTGGCCAACGGCGACGCCGTCGATTCGTTGCGGGGTCCGCTCGAACAGCTGACCTCGCTCAGCAATCCCGGGATCGGCCTCGCCTTCGGTCTCGCGCTGACGCTCTGGACCAGCTCCGCCTACGCGACGGCGTTCGGGCGCGCGACCAACACCTTCTACGGCGTTCAAGAGGGTCGCCGCATCTGGAAGTTCCGGGCGCTCATGCTCGTGGTGGCCGCGATCCTCGTCGTGGGCGCCGCGGTCGTCGTGGTGCTGGTCGCCGGCACGCCCCGGGTCGCCGAGGCGGCGGCCGAGGTGCTCGGAGTCGGCGAGCCGTGGGTGTCGGTCTGGCTGTGGGGACGGTGGCCCGTGCTCGTCGCCCTCGTCTGCGCGCTGATCGCCCTGCTCTTCTTCTGGACCCCCGCGATCGAACGGCAGAGCGTTCCGCTGTTCTCGTGGGGTTCGGTGCTCGCGCTCGCCGGATGGGCGCTCGCCACCCTCGGGTTCCTCGTCTACGTGACCGGCTTCGCCCACTACGGCGAGGTGTACGGCTGGCTCGGCGGTGCGCTCGTACTCCTGCTCTGGCTCTACCTCACCAACTTCGTGCTCCTCGCCGGAGCGGCGCTCGACGCCGAGACGGTGCGCATGCGGCAGCTGCTCGACGGCGTCCCGTCGGAATCGGTCATCAAAGTGCCGATGCGCGACACCAGCCGCAACCTCGCCATCGCCCGCTCGCTCGCCGCGGACGAGGCCGAGGGCGCGGAGATCCGCGAGCGCGCCGACGCGGCACGGCGCTCGTCGGCGAAGCATCTCTGA